Sequence from the Equus quagga isolate Etosha38 chromosome 15, UCLA_HA_Equagga_1.0, whole genome shotgun sequence genome:
AGCAAAAAAGATATTCCTGTGATTAACTTTACCATCCATGAGCTCCACTGCCGAAGGAACATTGGTATGTGTCCTGTCTGCAAGGAACCATTTCCCAAATCTGACATGGAGACTCACATGGCCACAGAACACTGTCAGGTGAGCCACCAAGTACTCAAGTGTTCATAAATGTGTTACACTTGCTGTTGTGCAAGAGCAAGTGAGCATGTTGTCGCAAAGCCAATTTATATTCTTCTTATCCTAGGTCACCTGCAAATGTAATAAGAAGTTGGAGAAGAGGCAGTTAAAGAAGCATGAGGTTAGTCTTGCTGTCCTGTGAATGGAGTGAGTTACATGACGCCTGTCCTCCTGAGGTTACAGAGCCGCATGCAGAGCAGAAGCCAGTCTGGTTGAGTTTTTGTCCTCCACCAACTCCGTGCACATGCCTCTTGAAGCCTCTCTGACGCTTGGGCTGTTTGCTGCCAGATCCGGCTGCATGGCTCTTGTGCCCATGCTCGCCTCAGAGCCTTTACCTTTGGAACTGGGTCTGTCATTTCTGCTGGGGTTTGGCTATTGGTAGCCTAACTGAGTGCTGAGCTAAGCCTGGTGTGGTCAGTGTGGGATGGCCTCTTTAGCACACAGCCTACCTTACATCTTGTAATTTCATTTTGACTTCTTGATCACTTGGATAACACGCTGTTTACAcccaaagaaattcttcagagagCATTTGGTGAGAGAGAACATAGTAGCATTTGGTTCCTAGTTGAGATAAAACTGGCCATAATTGAATGGGCGTAATTTTTTTGAATGGGCATAATTCATCAGTTAAAAAAATCCCAAGAACAATTTAGTTGGTCATCACACAAGAGTGTGCAtatgaatgtaaaaataatttataatttcaaaagataatttGTATTCAAtgtaggaaatttagaaaatgtaaaaagaaaacaagaaccaCTTATAACCCCACAGCTCAAAGATAAATGTCTCATTAATACTTCAGCACTCTtactttcatgattttttctGAGCATTTGGCTTCTGTTTCACTAGGCCTCACCAGCAAGCGGGGGTGGGGAgtcaggggtgggggctgggttgTGATTGAGGTCACATTAACAATGGTAATGAGTATTTCTCTGGCTCTAACATCTACCTGCTGCATAAAACAACCTCTAATCAATTGCCCCCTCTTCTAGCTTCTCTCCCAGCTGTTTCTGGGACTCACATGGTGACACATCAGTCATTATAAAAGTACAAGTACAAAGTATTTCCTAACATTCCTGCAAGTCAGACTGTGACAAGTGGTAGACCGGAGATTAactaaagagttttaaaaacttctcctttaaaaaaaaagaattatactttATTTGCTGTTCTGGTGAGTTACTTGCACTTTTTAGGGTTGTTAACAAAGTACTTACTATATTATCTGGTATGTGCCAGCATTATTTGCTCTTTTGCTGTTGAGTAACTTAAatcagtggcttttttttttgggtgggaaggaagattggtcctgagctaacatctgttgccaatcctcctcttttgcttgagggagattgtcactgagctaacatctgtgccaatcttcctctattttgtatgtgggatgctgccacagagtggcttgatgagtggtatgtaggtccacacctgggatccgcactggcaaaccccaggctgctgaagcagagcatgcgaacttaaccaccatgccaccgggctggtcccataataaaactttttttaagaaacatcaTTCTGAATTGGTATAATAACatggtatataattttaaagCCACAAAAGCATATATGTAAAAATTGTCTCTCTTCTACCCTTCGTCCTAGGCCCTCTTTAGCAGTTTCGTGTGTTTTCTCCAAGAGATATTCTGTGTATATATGAACAATGCTAAAAATGTTTGaagtagcatttaaaatataatttagttttaatttgtatgaaaagaaatttttgctctgtggcacagtggttgtaAAGTATCTGAACTTGGTAAAAGTTTTGTCCTTCATCCACTGAGTACATTTACACTCTTGGGGTCCTCTTCGCTGGTGACTCCTGGCTTATTTGGGCAGTTTAAAGCCAGTGCTGTATGCAGATGTGTACAGAGTGCATAGCAGATTGGAGAAATGAGTGTGTTTCTCAAGGGCAGTCTCTTTTCCTCATTACTTAGTACTTAAGACAAATTGGAGTCGTCAGGGGAAATGGGCTGGTGGAGCTTTGACAAACGGATCTGAATTGTTAGCTTTTTGCTCTTTGGTCTTGGGCAAAGATTTTGAGTTACTTTGTAATGTGTGCACAAAATCATGATAGGATGGCTAAGTGAGTAAATTCCTGTGCAAAATTGCCTTCCTTTTGTAGAACCTGGTGACAGGGACAAAGAGGGAAGCTGTGACTCTTAAATATGTAGACAAGCATGGCAGGCGAAGCTAGGGTTGGAAGAACATGCTAAAGTTAGGACTCTGCTCTCTTTGCCCTGGGTTAAAACATGGCCTCCCTTAGAGCCGCATAGTAACTGCCTCATTACTCTGTGTTGCAGGAGACTGAGTGTCCTCTACGGCTTGCCCTTTGCCAGCACTGTGATTTGGAACTTTCTGTTCTCAAACTGAAGGACCATGAAGATTACTGTGGTGCCCGGACAGAGTTATGTGGCACTTGTGGGCGCAATGTCCTGGTGAAAGATCTGAAGACTCATCCTGAAGTTTGtgggagagatgaggaggaaaagaaagatgaggcTGACGTGCCTCCTAACGCATATGATGAGTCTTGGGGTCAAGATGGCATCTGGATTGCATCCCAGCTCCTCAGACAAATCGAGGCTCTGGACCCACCCATGAGGCTACCCCGAAGGCCCCTGAGAGCGTTTGAATCAGACCTTTTCCGTAATAGGACTACCAGCCAAAGGAGCACGACAGCCCCGTTTCTAGTTCAGAATAATCTGTGTGAGTTGCATTTGGGATTAGAAAACTGGAATGATAATCAAAATCTCAGGACAGATGGGAATACGGCTTTGGGGCCAAATAGATTTTAATTATAGAAACCTGACTGTAGCTAGGTACGCTTAGGGAGAACACCTGGCTTTCCTGGAGATGGGAGTGACAGGACCTCTTTGCCAGTGGAGTACAGTTAGGGTTGGTGGTGATGACAACAGTGCTGTTCATAGCCAAAATTTACCCACTGTACCCTGTGTGCTTCAGGCATTTGTCCAGTGCTGACGTGTAATagctcatttagttctcacaacgGTCTTAGGGCAAGTAAGTAGTAGAGCTGGGGTTTGACTTCAGGCAGTCTGACCGCAGGCTTTAAACCTGCTATGttggagaaaatatatgtaaaatgtttagcacagtgcctgtctcATAGTTACAGCTCAATAATACTGCTTATTAATAAAACAATTAGAAGAATAATGGAGCCTTTGATCACGGCAGACTTAATATTTGGAGTCCTGTGAGAACCGTATGGCTGGGCTTCTTGTTCCTGCACAGATGCCTGCCAGCCTTGAATATTTGCCAGGCATGCACCTGAGCTGAGGGATGGCAACATCTCTAATATGTCTTGAGTACTGGTTGGTTTTTTTCCAGTGGAAGAAcaagaaaggcaggaaaggaatAGAAGCCGACAGCCCCGCAAAGAGGTGGGGGAAGACAGTGCAGACTTGGACTTCATGTTGGCCCTAAGTCTGCAAAATGAAGGCCAGGCCCCCCGGGTGGCAGAGCAGGACTTCTGGAGGAGCATATGGGAGGCGGACCAGTCCCGTGGAGGTCCCAGTACCCTGAATGACATAAAAGGTAGGTTTGTTTCTTCCACACTAGCCTCTCTCTGCACTTTTTTAAGTCTTACACTATacaatttatgtaaaattgtaAGTTTTTCATGAGttaatttgccttttttgtttgttcctttgcttttgccaactttttatttttgaaaattgtcaGAATCGTACAGTGAATATCTATCTTTGTACCCCTCGTCTGTATCACCAATTTTAGTACTTtgcatttatctttatatatgtatttttccaccctgaaccatttgagaataagttgcagacataacactttatccctaaatacttcagcatgtcTCTCTTAAGAATGAGGGCATTCTCCTTTGTAAACATGATGCAAATATCActatcaggaaatttaacataaGTTCCCTATTTGTACATAATGTCCTTTAGAACTTCTTTATTTTGTGTTCAAAATCCAGGATTATGCGTTAGGTTTACTTCTTTTTTGGGTTCCTTTACTTTAGTTccccatcctctttttttttcttttaggacaTTGGCACTTTTGAAGAGTCCGGGCCAGTTGTTTTGCAGACTGTTTCTCAATTTAGATTTGTCTGGTGTTTAGATTCACATTACATTTTGGCAGGAATGCTGCATTGGTGGTGCCGTGTCCTCAGGATGTCAGTTTTTCCTATTATTCAGTAAAGTGGGGTCTGTCTCTTATCTCCCTTTATTATAGCTGGCTGCAGGATGTGTCTTGAGACTGCGGGGGAGCAGGATATGCACACTCTCTTATCCAGCAGTTTTAGTACACATTGACGTTTCTTGCTTGAATCAAGTATTACTATGGCAATTGTAAAAtggtgaattttctgtttctattttttgtcttatATTTGTTGTCATTCTTCTATAAAAAACTTtgcttccctccctgcccccatttaaaaacaatttttttttagtattattgGACTCACagataaaaactaaatttttaaaaatgaaagttgaaTTGTGAGCAGTACACCACCCTTTGGGTCTTTTGTTTAGAAAGCAGTATGTTTGAGAGATGCACGTCATGTTTAAAATGTTCAAGTTGTAAGAGATTGTACGGAAAATTAAGCAGCTCTCAGCCATGATTTTTCTTCATGCCACTATATGAACAGTAGGATTAACTCTTAACATGTTGTTGATTTAGATAAAATAGGAGTTGGTCCTGGACCCAAACATTGAAGTTGGGTCTTATGTGGCCTGGTTAAAGGAGGTAAATGGTAGAGTGTTAATAAAACTTGGATAGGTAATgacatgtttttcctttttaaaaatttttatattttcttaggtATAATAAATTATACTGATTTGAAAAGtagtaaatatatatgtgaaatattttgtttctacCATCTGTTCCAGACTGTGGTTGGTTAACGTGTAAATTCAAAGACTGCATAAGATGAGTCTGTGTCTCCATAAAGGGTTATGTCCCCACGGGCTGGAAAACTACTGTTTtagtctatattttcttccttaaaaataattctttttaacctcaaacgacacctaacagaactagaaaaagaagaacaaacaaagcccagagtcagtagaaggagggaaataataaaaataagagcagaaataaatgatcttgaaacaaaaaagacagtagaaaggatcaatgaaacaaagagttggttctttgaaaaaattaacaaaatcgacaaacctttagccagactcaccaagaaaagaagagagaaatctcaaataaataaaattaggaatgagagaggagaaatcacagcagataccaatgaaatacaagggatcataagagaatactatgaaaaactatatgccaacaaattgaacaacctggaagaaatggacaacttcctagactcctacaacctccccagactgaatcaggaagaaatggagaatctgaataggccaatcacaagtaaggaaatagaaacagtaatcaaaaataagagtccaggaccagacggcttctctggagaattctctggagaattctaccaaacattcgaagaagacttaatacctattcttctcaaactattccagaaaattgaggaagatggagtactccctaacacattctatgaagccaacatcactctgatccccaaacctgacaaggacaacacaaagaaggagaactacaggccgatatcactgatgaacatagatgcaaaaatcctcaacaaaattctggcaaaccgaatacagcaatacatcaaaaagattatacaccatgatcaagtgggatttataccagggacacagggatggttcaacatccgcaagtcaatcaacgtgatacactacatcaacaaaatgaaaaacaaaaaccacatgatcatctcaatagatgcagggaaagcatttgacaagatccaacacccatttacaataaaaaccctcaataaaatgggtacagaaggaaagtacctcaacataataaaggccatatatgacaaacccacagccaacatcatactcaatggacaaaaactgaaagccatccctctgaggacaggaacaagacaagggtgcccactttcaccactgctattcaacatagtactggaggtgttggccagatcaattcggcaggaaaaagaaataaaaggaatccaaataggtaatgaagaagtaaaactctcgctgtttgcagacgacatgatcttatatatagaaaaccccaaagattccatagaaaaactattagaaataatcaacaactacagcaaagtagcaaggtataaaatcaacatacataaatcagtagcatttctatacactaacaatgaactaacagaaaaagaactcaagaactcaatcccattcacaatcgcaacgaaaagaataaaataccttgggataaacttaaccaaggaagtgaaggatctatacaatgaaaactacaagactttcttgaaagaaattgacaacgacataaagagatggaaagacattccatgcacatggtttggaagaataaacatagttaaaatgtccatactacctaaagcaatctacagattcaatgctatcccaatcagaatcccaagaacattcttcacagaaattgaacaaagaatcctaaaattcatatggggcaacaaaagaccgcgaattgctaaagcaatcctgagcaagaaaaacaaagctggcgggatcacaatccccgatttcaaaacatgctacaaagctacagtgatcaaaacagcatggtactggtacaaaaacaggtccacagatcaatggaacagaattgaaagcccagagataaaaccgcacatctatggacagctaatcttcgacaaaggagcagagtaatatcccattactgggtatctatcctaagaacctgaaatcagaaatcccaagagtcccttgcacccctatgttcatcacagcattatttacaatagccaagacgtggaaccaacctacatgcccagaaactgatgatggatgaagaagatatggtatatatacacaatggactactactcagccataaaaaaagacaaaattggcccattcgcagcaatgtggaaggacctcgagggtattatgttaagcgaaataagccagtcagagaaagacgaactctatatgactccactcgtaGGTGGAAGTTagcatattgacaaggagatctgatcggtggttaccagggaaaagggggggtgggggagggcacaaagggggaagaggtgtacccacaacatgactaacaataatgtacaactgaaatctcacaaggttgtaatctatcataacattaaaaaaataataattctttttatatgtagAGGGTTtttagaaatagataatttgcATATCTAATAAAAATGCGcatagtggcgtagtggttaagtttgcatattccactttggcggcccgtggtttgtgggttcacatcccaggcgcggacctacacattgtggctcatcaagccacgctgtggcggcatcccacatacgaaatagagcaggattggcacaggtgttagttcagggccggtcttcctcacacacaaaaaaattgcaTACACATTAAATGGGTgcattgtatgtgaattatatcccaataaagatgttaaaaaaaacaggtaaaagtcataaaaaaagaagactgtaAAAGAGTGTAAAAGGAAATATAAGTCTCCTTCTCACCCACTGATAACAGTCTTCTAGTTCTCTGCAGAGGTCATCATTTCCAGCAGGTTCTTAGGTAGCCTTATATTCTTTGTATATAAAAGTATGTGAGTGTATAATACAATGGGATTGTTTAAAAGCTGGTTTTATTAGGGAGACTTCCTGAATTTTTGGGAGCGGATCAAGACTTTTCAGTATTTGGCTTAGGATTCGTTTCCATTTCTAAAGTTGGCAACCCTTTATGGGATGTTGATATTCAGGTTCTCCCTTTTGTTACCTTTGATCTATTCTGTTTTTTCAGCTAATAGTTGCTGCTTCTTTCCCTGAGGAAAATGCCTTAGTCCCAAAGAAAGTCTTTTCCAAACTCTGAGCAgcatcgttttttttttttttaagattttatttttttcctttttctccccaaagccacctggtacatagttgtatattcttagttgtgggtccttctagctgtggcatgtgggacaccgcctcagtgtggcctgatgagtggtaccatgtccgcgcccaggatttgaaccaatgaaacactgggccacctgcagtggaacctgcgaacttaaccactcggccacggggccagcccctgaacagcATCTTTTAACGTGAGTCTCCTTATCAACCTTTCAGACTTCACTGTCATCAGAGCATTTTCGATGTGTgctgaagaaagtaaaattataataacatAGTAATCACAAGTGAAGATTCTGGATTCAATgtagtttcctttattttctcttttcttggtcaTTTCTTAGATACCTTTattgacttttgtttgtttgctatttcATTCcgtttttcctctctcttgatTTGGAATTGATATTCTCTGTCTCTATTCTTGTAGTGATTGCTCTGGAAATTTTAACATATAGCTTAACAAAGAGTAAATTTGATCACCCTTGTCACACTTCTCCCAATTAATACAATACCCTTAGAATTCAGATCATCCCTTTATGACTTAATTGCTACTCTGTGTGttaatgttctttcttctttttttttttaacaccatgATAAAGACATTTCTTATATACTCattgtatttatcattttatttactgtGTGTTTACCATTTTCTTTGCTTACCCATTCTTCCTTGTTTCTCAGAACTTCCTTCTAGGATAAATTTCTTCCTGAGGTACATTCTTTAGAAATTCTGTTGAAAGTGTCTGTTGATTGTAAATTGTCTATTTTGGTTTGTctgcaaatatctttattttgtcttcgTATTTGATAGTTTCTCTGGTCATACAATTTTAGATTACCAATTATTTTGtcttagttgtttttttttcggggggggggtgaagattggctctgagctaaaacatctcttgccaatcttcctcttttttccctcctcaaagctcCAGCACTTAGTcatatgtcctagttgtaagtccttctagtttttccatgtgggatgctgccacagcatggcttgatgagtggtgcataggtctgtgcccaggatacgaagcagcgaaccctgggctgctgaagcagagtttgtgaacttagccactcggccacagggccagccccaactcaaattacttttttttttttttaaagatttttatttttcctttgtctcccaaagcccccttgtacatagttgtatatttttagttgtgggtccttctagttgaagcatgtgggacactgcctcagcatggcttgatgagcagtgccatgtttgtacccaggatctgaaccggcgaaaccctgggccaccaaagcagagcgcatgaacttaaccactcggccgtggtgCCGGCccctcaaattatttttgtttggcattgtttttgctattttgtaCTAGGAGAGTTTCTTCTGATATTTGTCTGCTAGTAGtgtccttcatctgtaaaatgaggctaatgtAGGATCTACTTCATTAAGTTTTTTCTGAGGATTAGTGCCTAGTTATTACACAATTAAATTCCTTCCTTCATTAGAGCAGTGGGTAAGCTACTACTTGACTGCTATTCAGGAAATAGTGATGAGTAAATCTCTTTATATAGTGGAAGTTTTTTCCTAGAGTTTGTCTCTTAGATGGTTTCCCTTTGAGGATTTACAGCCCCGCAAATTGCTACATCAAGGAATGTCAAAGGAAGCCATGCTTTTATATAAGGCCCCACAAGGGGGATAAAAGATTGAATCAGGTTTGTTCTTGTTCATTTTGAGTCTGACTGTGTGGCCTGATACCTAGGTGCAGCTGACGACACCATGTTGCCTTGTGAATTTTGTGAGGAGCTCTACCCAGAGGAGCTGCTGATTGACCATCAGGTGTGTTGTGAATTCCCTGAGGGCTTTCAGTAGGAATGTGTGCAGGGCGTAGCTGGTGTTGCAGGCCAAGGAGGTCTCGAGCAGACTGTTGTGTACAATGCCTGTGGTAGGAGCAGCAGCTGTGTCCTTTCCC
This genomic interval carries:
- the TRAFD1 gene encoding TRAF-type zinc finger domain-containing protein 1 isoform X2, giving the protein MAEFLEDQSTQLCDNCKKDIPVINFTIHELHCRRNIGMCPVCKEPFPKSDMETHMATEHCQVTCKCNKKLEKRQLKKHEETECPLRLALCQHCDLELSVLKLKDHEDYCGARTELCGTCGRNVLVKDLKTHPEVCGRDEEEKKDEADVPPNAYDESWGQDGIWIASQLLRQIEALDPPMRLPRRPLRAFESDLFRNRTTSQRSTTAPFLVQNNLLEEQERQERNRSRQPRKEVGEDSADLDFMLALSLQNEGQAPRVAEQDFWRSIWEADQSRGGPSTLNDIKGAADDTMLPCEFCEELYPEELLIDHQTSCNPSCALPSLNVGSPSPKGVEDPDVIFQKYLQQAASNQLDSLMGLSSSPPVEDSIIIPCEFCGVQLEEEVLFHHQDQCDQRPATANNHVTEGIPRQDFQPRETSPELPKRRVRHQGDLSSGYMDDIKQETANGPAYPLPPSRPINNMTAVCNRLSTSASGSRPGCQPSPPRVLKLNNLDSQDIRGRNRNSQNGAMATGHIPVMRSVRNLYPETLVPPFPRGPSGRYGASGRSEGGRNSRVTPATASCRSRTAKAKTPKQQGAGDAEEEEEE